A window of the Candida orthopsilosis Co 90-125, chromosome 1 draft sequence genome harbors these coding sequences:
- a CDS encoding Msb2 adhesin-like protein, whose product MLANTNLNLVSAVYILSFVSTVYGQPIHFHQGNAIKKRADSLLDRIQDAANGVFYGRNQTSSSDASESTSSTSFSELFTSESPSSEDVQSSTTSQDEGRNSNNGENSDSSSDNDDRTSRYIFGGNDATSSDDYTSTASTSAATTSEYQDTTSTSQGTTSRNEPFYPTTSSSKTSATPDEESSPTQGRQTSSTVTGATTEEPTSSQNDDSAATSTSPVNNEQTTSANNDQITSAHTEQTSTTNNDQITSAHTEQTSTTNNDQASSNNNDQTSSSTSAAFTVEGVQSSNNDPVTSSSNLSPATSSTSQSETSGAQTTSANVQTSGTSSAANDYSSSGATKSTVSTSLVEPTESSLESFTAAGSSSSAASSSTDKAAATSSTDTEKSSDASVASSSLVAPSSSSFSSTFATESSADSSFTVQSITSSSGDTSKVAGTQESASQQSSEFASPVTTSIEAATSSGSSSTYLTSASEATLDYSSSVSSSSYVSVPGTDESSATFTAQASSSSSYSASPITTSINAPVSSSSLIEPSTYSQEPSSDANVESVVSPTGFASSPAPESSSPSSPSSPSSVVVSPTTSSAETWSTVSPSEAEFPSSSASFEPSESEVPSTTSQVSITPSFPIESSFESSVFTSAEPSSQDSYVSPVITSSAEPSTESVASPVTTSSVEPTSEESYVSPIITSVEPSSESVVSPIVSSAEPTSESFVSSVITSTAPSSESFVSPTVSSELPSTEVVSSSGPTSAVEPSSEESFVSPVITSAESSTESIASPVATSSAQPGESSGVSSIVVSSEPLLESPATSATEPLSETSLVSPIGSSYISTPDESVTSSQVLGTQASSLPETSNGVISSNIEQTTPIAETSTTDLASPSEVLGSSAVSPATSVTGESSIESASEVVPPVSSEIASQSSGVNSDIVASPSAEISSGSVVSELPPASSAPASASPEVTSAPTSEPASSATNTAPEATSGTKTTKNWLPSSLVVASSSSDDPSTETDSDHSKPTTTPSLSPGLPRAIAPELTSTPGENYGVVTIGFKSALNYPFVVNNTITSAQIFEYLPGVLTYPFDDAKKFNETVVKQLIPYQATNIDYTITVAEVYFPTNYISKLSQYINNQNSALYNNPSGIESTLASLIDSRIPLTGLVDSTQSDSSSSSSGNGQTNKYGSMDASYSGEQITNKGRIAGITVGAAAGCGLYMSLMILLFRRFRKNIKNIELPPTDTESDYTMSSEGSSMTEGAITTASTGNTTSSPFDFNYGGVNIPPQEYPAPQFHVDDEDTANYLQNPSYQPQYPPQMQHMDSRNNFVWP is encoded by the coding sequence ATGCTTGCAAATACCAACTTGAATTTAGTATCAGCCGTTTATATATTGTCATTTGTGTCAACAGTTTATGGacaaccaattcattttcatcaaggCAATGCTATAAAGAAAAGAGCAGATAGTCTTCTCGACAGAATTCAAGATGCTGCCAATGGAGTATTTTACGGAAGAAACcaaacatcttcatcagatGCTTCTGAATCAACCTCATCTACTTCATTCTCAGAATTGTTTACTAGTGAGTCACCAAGCAGTGAAGACGTGCAAAGTTCCACTACATCACAAGATGAAGGAAGAAATAGTAACAACGGAGAAAACAGTGACAGCAGTAGCGATAATGATGATCGTACAAGTAGGTATatttttggtggtaatgATGCAACTAGTTCGGACGATTACACCTCAACAGCTTCAACTAGTGCAGCAACTACAAGCGAATACCAGGATACTACAAGTACATCCCAAGGTACTACTTCAAGAAATGAACCATTCTATCCAACAACGTCTTCAAGCAAAACTTCTGCAACACCAGATGAAGAGAGCTCACCTACACAAGGTCGACAAACTTCTTCAACCGTTACAGGAGCAACAACAGAAGAGCCAACGTCATCCCAAAACGATGATTCTGCTGCTacttcaacttcaccaGTTAACAATGAGCAAACGACATCAGCCAACAATGACCAAATAACCTCAGCCCACACTGAGCAAACATCCACAACCAACAACGATCAAATAACCTCAGCCCACACTGAGCAAACATCCACAACCAACAACGATCAAGCATCTTCAAATAACAACGATCAAACAAGCTCTTCCACATCAGCTGCATTTACTGTGGAGGGGGTTCAAAGTAGCAATAATGACCCTGTGACGTCAAGTTCGAACTTATCCCCAGCAACGTCTAGTACTTCACAATCAGAGACCTCTGGAGCTCAAACTACGTCAGCAAATGTTCAGACATCAGGAACTTCGCTGGCTGCTAATGATTATTCGTCATCTGGTGCAACTAAATCTACTGTCAGCACTTCTTTGGTTGAACCCACTGAATCATCACTTGAATCGTTCACCGCTGCAGGGTCAAGTTCCAGTGCTGCATCGTCTAGTACTGATAAAGCAGCAgctacatcatcaactgataCTGAAAAGTCATCTGATGCTTCAGTTGCTAGTTCATCATTAGTCGCACCTTCGTCGTCTTCATTCTCCAGTACATTTGCTACCGAGTCTTCAGCTGACTCTTCATTTACTGTTCAGTCTATTACAAGCTCATCAGGGGACACACTGAAAGTGGCTGGTACTCAAGAGTCAGCTAGTCAACAATCTTCAGAATTTGCTAGTCCAGtcacaacatcaattgaagcaGCAACATCAAGTGGATCTAGTTCAACATATTTGACATCTGCGTCGGAAGCAACTTTGGACTACTCCTCATCTGTAAGCTCTTCATCATATGTATCTGTTCCTGGTACAGATGAATCGCTGGCTACATTTACTGCTCAAGCATCTTCAAGCTCTTCTTATTCAGCTTCACCAATTACAACTTCGATTAATGCGCCAGTTTCATCTTCAAGTTTGATTGAACCTTCAACATATTCACAAGAACCATCCAGTGATGCAAATGTTGAGTCTGTGGTCTCACCTACTGGATTTGCTTCCAGTCCAGCTCctgaatcatcatcaccatcatcaccatcatcaccatcatcgGTGGTTGTATCACCAACTACACTGTCCGCTGAAACATGGAGCACGGTATCACCTTCAGAAGCTGAGTTCCCTTCATCTTCTGCTTCTTTTGAACCACTGGAATCAGAAGtaccttcaacaacttctcAAGTATCAATAACCCCTTCCTTCCCAATTGAAAGTTCATTCGAACTGTCAGTGTTCACATCTGCTGAACCTTCGTCACAAGACTCGTATGTCTCACCTGTTATCACATCTTCAGCTGAACCCTCAACAGAGTCTGTTGCTTCACCAGTAACCACATCTTCGGTTGAGCCAACTTCAGAGGAATCATATGTTTCGCCAATAATAACATCAGTGGAGCCTTCATCAGAGTCCGTTGTTTCACCAATAGTTTCATCTGCTGAACCGACTTCAGAATCCTTTGTTTCGTCGGTGATAACATCTACTGCACCTTCATCGGAGTCTTTTGTTTCACCTACAGTTTCGTCAGAGTTGCCATCTACAGAAGTGGTTTCATCTTCTGGCCCCACATCAGCTGTTGAGCCTTCATCAGAAGAATCATTTGTTTCGCCTGTGATTACATCAGCTGAATCATCCACCGAATCTATTGCATCACCAGTGGCCACATCTTCTGCACAACCTGGTGAATCATCAGGGGtctcatcaattgttgtatcATCTGAACCTCTTTTGGAATCACCAGCCACATCGGCGACTGAACCTTTGTCCGAAACATCGTTGGTGTCACCTATTGGGTCGAGTTACATATCAACTCCTGATGAACTGGTTACATCTTCACAGGTTTTAGGAACTCAAGCTAGTAGTTTGCCAGAGACATCGAACGGAGTTATCAGTAGTAACATTGAACAGACTACTCCAATTGCTGAAACTTCTACAACCGATTTAGCCTCGCCTTCGGAAGTGTTGGGCTCTTCAGCAGTTTCTCCAGCAACAAGTGTGACAGGAGAATCAAGCATTGAATCGGCTTCTGAAGTTGTGCCACCAGTCAGCAGCGAAATTGCCAGCCAATCTAGTGGAGTCAACTCAGACATTGTTGCTTCACCATCAGCAGAAATATCCTCTGGATCAGTGGTTTCGGAATTGCCACCAGCTTCATCAGCGCCAGCTTCTGCTTCCCCTGAGGTAACCTCAGCACCAACTTCTGAACCAGCGTCTTCAGCCACCAATACCGCCCCCGAAGCAACCTCAGGCACAAAAACCACCAAGAATTGGTTGCCATCCTCATTGGTAGTGGCGCTGAGTTCAAGTGATGATCCAAGTACCGAAACTGATAGCGATCATTCAAAGCCAACAACCACTCCTTCATTGAGTCCCGGATTACCAAGGGCTATTGCACCTGAGTTGACTAGTACTCCAGGTGAAAATTATGGCGTTGTTACAATCGGGTTCAAGTCTGCTTTGAACTATCCTTTTGTTGTTAACAATACAATTACATCAGctcaaatttttgaatactTACCTGGCGTGTTGACTTATCCGTTCGATGACGCtaaaaagtttaatgaaACAGTTGTTAAGCAATTGATTCCATACCAAGCAACCAACATTGACTACACCATCACAGTTGCTGAAGTTTACTTCCCTACAAACTATATCAGCAAATTAAGTCAATAtatcaataatcaaaacTCGGCATTGTACAACAACCCAAGTGGAATCGAAAGCACATTGGCTTCATTAATTGACTCTAGAATTCCACTAACAGGCTTGGTTGATTCGACCCAACTGGACTCAAGCTCATCATCGAGTGGAAATGGACAGACAAACAAGTACGGATCAATGGATGCATCGTACAGTGGAGAGCAGATTACCAACAAAGGAAGAATTGCAGGAATTACTGTTGGAGCAGCTGCTGGGTGTGGATTATACATGTCACTAAtgattcttttgtttaGAAGATTTAggaaaaacatcaaaaacattgaaTTGCCACCAACTGACACTGAATCTGATTACACGATGTCTAGTGAAGGTTCATCAATGACTGAGGGAGCCATCACCACAGCATCAACTGGGAACACTACATCGTCGCcgtttgatttcaattatGGTGGTGTCAATATACCGCCGCAAGAATACCCAGCGCCCCAATTTCATGTCGATGATGAGGACACTGCAAATTATTTACAAAACCCAAGCTACCAACCTCAATATCCACCACAAATGCAACATATGGATAGCAGGAACAATTTCGTATGGCCATAA
- a CDS encoding Mrpl31 protein (S. cerevisiae homolog MRPL31 is structural constituent of mitochondrial large ribosomal subunit) — protein sequence MLPSLVRSGGYVWKFTPHITSTQRVNLRKRSEQVDANIDQIYRGLIQSQQDDKKMGDRTGYPKIDHLKFDMPRFNEMSSRDKYTTFSKHSRDYRKPIHRVPKWTKLSFRENPKHF from the coding sequence ATGCTCCCTTCGTTAGTCAGATCGGGTGGTTACGTTTGGAAGTTTACTCCTCATATAACCTCAACCCAGAGGGTCAATTTACGCAAAAGAAGTGAACAAGTAGATGCCaacattgatcaaatatATCGTGGTTTAATTCAACTGCAACAAGATGACAAGAAAATGGGTGACAGAACAGGATACCCCAAGATCGaccatttgaaatttgatatGCCTAGATTCAACGAAATGAGCAGTCGGGATAAGTACACCACATTCAGCAAACATTCGCGTGATTACAGAAAACCGATTCATAGGGTGCCTAAATGGACCAAATTATCATTTAGAGAGAATCCTAAACACTTTTAA
- a CDS encoding Hsk3 subunit of the Dam1 (DASH) complex, producing the protein MKKFFNRKRPIHRKKKKEKTKSDHDNTRNYKQTITNIHNKHISMSAPLDTQHSSKHGHNHHQQNTHRQSNVSISTSTITQRQLSHLNSQVAQLHANLSDFNDLVTTASEQYKNIEMLGKIHASLLMGSRKIFEEEAFDNQTEPK; encoded by the coding sequence ATGAAAAAGTTCTTTAACCGAAAGAGACCTATTcacagaaaaaaaaaaaaagaaaagacgAAATCAGATCACGATAATACCCGAAACTATAAACAAACCATAACCAATATACACAATAAACATATTTCAATGTCCGCACCATTAGATACGCAACACCTGTCGAAACATGGCCacaatcatcatcaacagaaTACTCATCGCCAGTCGAATGTACTGATATCTACGTCAACCATAACACAGCGACAATTGAGTCATTTAAATTCGCAAGTTGCACAATTACATGCCAATTTATCTGACTTTAATGATTTGGTAACAACTGCCAGTGAGCAATATAAAAACATTGAAATGTTGGGCAAGATTCATGCTAGTTTACTTATGGGTAGTAGAAAGATTTTCGAAGAAGAAGCCTTTGATAACCAAACAGAACCCAAGTAG
- a CDS encoding Hap42 protein: MNDKSTLRMEVNPSANGNTNKSSSEGVEQRPINGNSLHSQNSLTSGNAGQVSGNSIPPIKSTSTNQPEHSKLIPNQSPNQIQLQAQNNHNSTKPKGKHLVVPSKHQNVRQHPLHIAPKYAKIQPAIAPKPSSSVPLTTKFNPIPSSKFQISMKSSLTQDATNLNTSKKWILPPRPRPGRKRTGTECDKVTKNQTNGTKRKNKPKLETNGKNGDLKGKIEHGTEGKSSTMVATTTMPTIKKEADTAPTTAGLLGSNKKEIGESREPTASDITQPSINTIKREERVIPVAATKTAVEPEVKLTTQETNGANPGPQPNTIPKQSLPAPPPPPSTKSEDPKVQMTELKMSYLSKLKEQEIIRNYVEVLTNQIKELSFVQNGVITFDALKNTTKVASNSQRITSTLTKSKCDQLDSINNLNDLNKFLTYLSKSSDIIKSAKRQPDEHTSNSDNLNQQIDNYVQLRNRFKMLNQENGKKANKKKMGKSQPDSLESTKPKASSSTSVTTPKHTSPKSPFTPDLLRPLNASNLFNDPNLDMMEMDLQTETIEASPSTVGILADSDRIKATGDSLTIDFEATKFGVESDAGNDGEFFHVDEHDFLSKLALDDTTPTEETEMGEVVIHKHNEEKNDPAINEPARQNEENGTEITKRNPITNDIIMKKKVKFNCGFCTNDTPCLCFDSDLEISRLD; this comes from the coding sequence ATGAATGACAAGTCGACATTGCGGATGGAGGTAAATCCATCAGCAAATGGAAACACAAATAAGTCGTCTAGTGAGGGAGTTGAGCAGCGACCAATAAACGGAAACTCGTTGCACCTGCAGAATAGTCTCACTTCAGGAAACGCGGGCCAGGTGTCTGGAAATCTGATCCCTCCAATCAAATCGACATCTACTAATCAGCCCGAACATTCAAAGCTAATCCCGAACCAGTcaccaaatcaaatacaactACAAGCACAAAATAACCACAACAGTACAAAACCCAAAGGAAAACATTTAGTGGTACCGTCAAAGCACCAAAATGTACGGCAACACCCACTACATATCGCCCCCAAGTATGCCAAAATTCAGCCAGCAATAGCACCAAAACCATCAAGCTCAGTGCCATTGACAACAAAGTTTAATCCAATACCTAGCAGTAAGTTCCAAATACTGatgaaatcatcattgactCAAGATGCCACTAACTTAAACACGTCCAAGAAATGGATACTACCTCCTAGGCCACGACCTGGCCGGAAACGAACTGGGACAGAGTGTGACAAAGTCACAAAGAACCAAACTAACGGAACAAAGAGGAAAAATAAGCCAAAGTTGGAGACAAATGGTAAAAATGGTGATCTAAAGGGAAAAATAGAGCATGGCACGGAGGGGAAAAGTTCTACGATGGTTGCAACAACTACGATGCCCACCATCAAAAAAGAAGCCGATACAGCACCTACAACGGCTGGCTTATTAGGCtcaaataaaaaagaaattggtgaatcGAGAGAACCCACGGCAAGTGATATAACGCAACCCTCTATTAATACTataaaaagagaagaaagagtCATACCCGTAGCAGCAACGAAGACAGCTGTTGAACCGGAGGTGAAACTAACTACACAGGAAACAAATGGAGCTAACCCAGGTCCACAACCCAACACCATACCGAAACAACTGTTACCGGCTCCGCCTCCACCACCCTCAACAAAATCCGAAGACCCAAAAGTCCAAATGACAGAATTAAAGATGTCCTACttgtcaaaattaaaagagCAAGAGATTATAAGAAATTATGTTGAGGTGCTCacaaaccaaatcaaagaGTTGAGCTTTGTACAAAATGGAGTCATCACTTTTGatgctttgaaaaatactACTAAAGTTGCATCTAATTCTCAGCGAATAACGTCAACATTaaccaaatccaaatgtGACCAATTGGactcaatcaacaatttgaatgatttgaacaaatttttaACTTATCTTAGCAAATCCTCAGATATAATTAAGAGTGCTAAGCGACAGCCAGATGAACACACATCTAATTCGGATAACTTGAACCAACAAATAGATAACTATGTACAATTGAGAAACCGTTTTAAGATGTTGAATCAAGAGAACGGGAAAAAGgcaaacaaaaagaagatgggTAAGAGTCAACCTGACTCTTTAGAGAGTACAAAACCCAAAGCCTCCTCATCAACATCGGTAACTACACCAAAGCACACAAGCCCCAAATCGCCATTTACCCCGGATTTGTTACGTCCTTTAAATGCTTCAAACTTGTTTAACGATCCCAATTTAGATATGATGGAAATGGATTTGCAAAcagaaacaattgaagcaTCTCCATCAACTGTGGGAATTTTGGCCGATAGCGATAGAATAAAAGCTACTGGTGATAGCTTGACTATAGATTTTGAAGCGACAAAATTTGGAGTTGAGAGTGATGCTGGTAACGATGGTGAGTTTTTCCATGTTGATGAACATGATTTTTTAAGTAAATTGGCGTTGGATGATACAACACCAACAGAGGAGACGGAAATGGGTGAAGTTGTGATACACAAGcataatgaagaaaaaaatgaTCCAGCTATTAACGAACCAGCTAGacaaaatgaagaaaatggaACTGAAATTACGAAACGAAATCCTATTACTAATGATATAattatgaagaaaaaagtgaaattcaattgtggCTTCTGTACTAATGACACACCGtgtctttgttttgattcGGATTTGGAAATTAGTCGATTGGATTAG
- a CDS encoding succinate dehydrogenase — MISRVGLLNKQTISLVTRNTINITKARTTGLNGAAAANSLLLKRLVSTVPTTHNEEQEVLVAQRKNRPVSPHLEIYQPQLTWLLSGLHRITGVAMAGAFYALTCTYAATSILNIPFDAATLVNAFASLPVYLQYGIKAAAAFPFAFHSFNGVRHLIWDLGKELTIKGVYRTGYIVLGATAVFGSYLAFFW; from the coding sequence ATGATTTCCCGTGTCGGTTTATTAAACAAACAGACTATAAGCTTAGTCACTAGaaacaccatcaacatCACTAAAGCAAGAACCACTGGTCTTAAtggtgctgctgctgctaaCTCCTTACTCCTCAAAAGACTCGTATCAACAGTACCCACTACTCATAACGAAGAACAAGAAGTACTTGTAGCACAACGTAAAAATAGACCAGTTTCACCACATTTGGAGATTTATCAACCACAATTAACTTGGTTATTATCAGGTTTACATAGAATCACTGGTGTTGCCATGGCTGGTGCCTTTTATGCCTTAACTTGTACATATGCCGCCACTTCAATCTTGAATATTCCATTTGATGCTGCTACTTTAGTTAATGCATTTGCTAGCTTACCGGTTTATTTACAATATGGTATTAAGGCTGCTGCTGCTTTCCCATTTGCTTTCCACTCATTTAATGGTGTAAGACATCTTATTTGGGATCTTGGTAAAGAATTGACCATTAAAGGTGTTTATCGTACTGGTTACATTGTTTTGGGAGCCACTGCTGTTTTCGGATCATATTTGGCCTTTTTCTGGTAA
- a CDS encoding Stt3 oligosaccharyltransferase complex component, which yields MSRQTSYSLLRFTIMVSTNQTMKPQSTQLKVLGIDVELIRSLLKVIILISIAGAAISSRLFSVIRFESIIHEFDPWFNFRATKYLVTHSFYEFLNWFDDRTWYPLGRVTGGTLYPGLMVTSGAIWHVLREWLSLPVDIRNICVMLAPVFSGLTAIATYFLTKEMKDSNAGLLAAIFMGIAPGYISRSVAGSYDNEAIAITLLMATFYFWIKSMKFGSIFFATLTALFYFYMVSAWGGYVFITNLIPLHVFVLLLMGRYNPKLYTAYTTWYALGTLASMQIPFVGFLPIRSNDHMAALGVFGLLQLVAFGDYVKSKVPSKQFKSFLIVSASLVFVLGVGVLFGLTAMGWIAPWTGRFYSLWDTNYAKIHIPIIASVSEHQPTAWPAFFFDTSMLIWLFPAGIYLCFQELRDEHVFVIIYSVLCSYFAGVMVRLMLTLTPVICIAGAIALSKLFDIYLNVVDIFTEKTGSKTSKKLPIAALVSKLIVLLSFAFYLFYFVMHCTWVTSNAYSSPSVVLASRAADGSQILIDDYREAYYWLRMNTPEDAKIMSWWDYGYQIGGMADRTTLVDNNTWNNTHIATVGKAMSSPENVSYEILRQHDVDYVLVIFGGVIGYSGDDINKFLWMVRIAEGIWPDEIKERDYFTERGEYRVDKDASKAMKNSLMYKLSYYRFAELYGGRDGADRVRNQQIPADEPPELNVVDEAFTSQNWIVRIYKVKDLDNVGRDLNQATKFDKVKGKKNRLVKRPNLDIRE from the coding sequence ATGTCAAGACAGACACTGTATAGCCTTCTACGATTCACAATCATGGTATCCACTAATCAAACCATGAAACCACAATCGACCCAATTGAAAGTGTTGGGGATTGATGTCGAACTAATAAGATCACTACTTAAAGTAATTattttgatatcaattgCCGGAGCAGCCATTTCGTCACGTTTATTTTCAGTTATTAGATTCGAATCGATTATTCATGAATTCGACCCGTGGTTTAACTTCAGAGCtacaaaatatttggtAACGCATTCGTTTTATGAGTTCTTAAACTGGTTCGATGATAGAACATGGTACCCATTGGGAAGAGTTACTGGAGGTACACTATATCCTGGATTGATGGTTACTTCAGGTGCTATATGGCATGTGTTGAGAGAATGGTTGAGCTTGCCAGTTGATATTAGAAACATTTGTGTTATGTTGGCTCCTGTGTTTAGTGGGTTGACTGCAATTGCTACGTATTTCTTGACCAAGGAAATGAAGGACTCAAATGCTGGATTGTTAGCAGCAATTTTTATGGGTATCGCACCTGGTTATATTTCAAGATCAGTTGCTGGATCCTATGATAATGAAGCTATTGCAAttacattgttgatggcTACATTTTACTTTTGGATCAAGTCAATGAAGTTTGGATCTATATTTTTCGCCACATTGACTGCATTGTTTTACTTCTACATGGTTAGTGCTTGGGGTGGTTATGTATTCATTACCAACTTGATTCCATTGCAtgtgtttgtgttgttgttgatgggtAGGTATAACCCTAAGTTGTATACTGCATACACCACATGGTATGCATTAGGAACTTTGGCAAGTATGCAAATTCCTTTTGTTGGATTCTTACCAATTAGATCAAATGACCACATGGCAGCCTTGGGTGTGTTTGGATTATTGCAATTAGTAGCTTTTGGTGATTACGTCAAATCCAAAGTTCCATCCAAGCAATTCAAATCTTTCTTGATTGTATCTGCTTCGTTGGTATTTGTATTGGGCGTTGGTGTGTTATTTGGATTAACTGCCATGGGATGGATTGCTCCTTGGACTGGTAGATTCTACTCACTTTGGGATACTAATTATGCAAAAATCCATATTCCTATTATTGCTTCAGTTTCGGAACATCAACCAACAGCTTGGCCAGCGTTCTTTTTCGATACTTCAATGTTGATTTGGTTATTCCCAGCAGGTATTTACTTGTGCTTCCAGGAATTAAGAGATGAACACGTGTTTGTTATTATTTACAGTGTCTTGTGCTCTTATTTCGCTGGTGTTATGGTTCGTTTGATGTTGACTTTGACACCAGTCATTTGTATTGCTGGTGCGATTGCATTGtccaaattgtttgatatatATTTGAATGTTGTTGACATCTTTACTGAGAAGACTGGCTCAAAGACAAGCAAGAAGTTGCCGATTGCTGCAttagtttcaaaattgattgttttgttgtcaTTTGCGTTTTACTTGTTTTACTTTGTTATGCATTGTACCTGGGTAACTTCAAATGCTTACTCCTCACCCTCAGTTGTGCTTGCTTCTCGTGCTGCAGATGGATCACAAATTCTCATTGATGACTACAGAGAAGCTTATTACTGGTTGAGAATGAATACACCTGAAGATGCAAAGATTATGTCTTGGTGGGATTATGGATACCAAATTGGAGGTATGGCTGATAGAACCACTTTGGTTGATAACAACACATGGAACAATACTCATATTGCAACTGTTGGAAAAGCCATGTCTTCACCCGAAAATGTTTCTTATGAAATCTTGAGACAACACGATGTTGATTATGTGCTTGTAATTTTCGGAGGTGTCATTGGGTATTCAGGTGATGATATCAATAAATTCTTGTGGATGGTGAGAATTGCTGAGGGTATTTGGCCTGATGAGATCAAAGAAAGAGACTATTTCACAGAAAGAGGAGAATACAGAGTAGATAAGGATGCATCAAAAGCCAtgaaaaattcattgatgTACAAATTATCATATTACAGATTTGCTGAATTATACGGCGGACGTGATGGAGCTGATAGAGTCAGAAACCAACAAATACCCGCTGATGAACCACCAGAATtaaatgttgttgatgaagccTTTACTTCTCAAAATTGGATTGTTAGAATTTACAAGGTTAAAGATTTGGATAATGTTGGTAGAGATTTGAACCAGGCTACAAAATTCGATAAAGTTAAAGGAAAAAAGAATAGATTGGTAAAGAGGCCAAATTTGGATATTAGAGAGTAA